From the genome of Miscanthus floridulus cultivar M001 chromosome 10, ASM1932011v1, whole genome shotgun sequence, one region includes:
- the LOC136489151 gene encoding serine/threonine-protein phosphatase 7 long form homolog — protein sequence MSGCITLLQIWMWERLPVGRPHQLDPPQPWFPQGDAVVAPTVAHLYERAHRTYHVSRHVYISFTNELDTLLPQQVMDLILSSLCTADEDVWTMRTPLICFYAVEYHLPHRVARQFGRLQPSPPEDFSTGWQKKITNWQLEHQRYIDKWMLMEQNNMGIHAIHRDKAFDDYLVWLGQRTRLQLRPAWTEQDIADIASEDEGNNPYDQATREGRQVEIAPALVLRPTPLTNSAFKMQHAMHRLRKLEDAPQGTQGPSGSGRPQRMLRPVDRSLASIEHTPSVGTSAFSQLTPTPGAYWNPLPRSDEVPKLGI from the exons atgtcagggtgcatcacactgttgcag atttggatgtgggagaggcttccagttgggagaccgcatcagcttgatcccccacaaccttggtttcctcaaggagacgcAGTTGTTGCCCCTACCGTGGCACACCTCTACGAGCGAGCCCACAGAACTTACCACGTGTCACGCCACGTGTACATCAGCTTCACCAATGAgctggacacccttttgccaca GCAAGTCATGGATCTCATCTTGAGCTCCTTGTGCACGGCAGATGAGGACGTCTGGACGATGAGgaccccccttatttgtttctatgcagtggagtatcatctccctcaccgtgtagcacggcagtttggtaggctacagccttctccgcccgaggatttctccaccggttggcag aagaagatcaccaactggcagctggagcaccagcgctacattgataagtggatgttgatggagcagaacaacatgggcatccacgccatccatcgtgacaaggcattcgatgattaccttgtttggcttggtcaacgaacaaggcttcaattgaggcccgcttggacagagcaagacattgctgacattgcgagcgaggatgagggcaacaacccatatgaccaagctacccgagaaggcaggcaagttgagatcgcccctgcgttag ttttgcgaccaaccccacttactaatagtgctttcaaaatgcagcATGCCATGCATCGCCTCCGAAAG cttgaagatgcaccccaaggaactcaaggcccctcTGGTTCTGGACGTCCACAGAGGATGCTCAGACCAGTGGACAG GAGCTTGGCGTCAATTGAACACACACCGAGTGTGGGCACCTCGGCGTTTAGTCAATTAACGCCGACACCTGGTGCATACTGGAATCCTTTGCCTCGAAGCGacgaggtgcccaagctcggcaTTTAG